GCCCAGGAACTGTCAAAGTCGCTCTGGAGCGTGAAGGAAGTTTTCCTGGTCGGGTTTTTCCTGCAGATTGGCATGGGCGGGCTCCCGGATTCCGACGCCCTCCTGTTTGCCGTGATCGCCGGTCTGGTGCTGCCACTCAAGGGTATCCTGTTCTTTTTCCTGCTGCTGGCGTTCCGGTTACGGGCCCGCAGCGGCTTCCTGAGTGCCCTGGCGCTGACCAACTACAGCGAATTCGGCCTGATTGTCGCCAGCGTCGCGCTGCCCGAGTGGCTGGTTCCCCTGGCCATTTCGGTCTCGGTGTCGTTCCTGGTGTCGGCGCCGCTGAATCGCTTCTCCCACGGCATTTACGAGCGCTATGCCAGAAACCTCAGCCGGTTTGAAGGCCGCAAGCATCACCCCGACGAGCAGCCTATTTCCCTGGGCGACACCCGGGTGCTGATCATGGGGATGGGCCGTACCGGAACCGCCGCCTACGACTGGCTCGCCGACGACGAAGCCCGGCTGATGGGGCTGGATTCGGATCCGGCGAAAGCCCGCCAGCACCAGAAAGCCGGCCGCAATGTGGTGTTCGCCGACGCCGAGGATGCTTCCTTCTGGAACGGGCTGCATATGCCTGCCGTTCAGTCCGTGATCCTGGCAATGGGCGACATCGAGGGCAAGCTCATCGCCGCGCGTATGCTCAGGAAGCTGGGTTTCAAGGGCTATATCGTCGCCCACACCATGTACGAAGACGAAGCAAAGCAGATCCGTGAGGCGGGCGCCGACGAGGCCTACCTGACCATGAGTGAAACCGGCGTGGCACTGGCCAGTCACATCACCGACAGGAGCGCTTCGGGATCGGCACCGTTGGCCGGCGCAGCTGACTAGCCAGAGCGTCGGAGGCTCCGCGCCTACGGGTCGCCAAGTGCACAGGTGCGAAAGCCGGTATACGCATCATTGCGCAGCGGCAGATAGGCCTGGCGATAGGTACCGCGTATCAGGCAGGACGACGTGGCGCAGCTGCCGCCACGGGTTACCTTGTGGTCGCCGAACTGAAGGGTGGACATGAACGGATACACATCCACCTTGAAGCCGTCGTACGGGAAGAACTGACTGCTGGTCCACTCCCAGACGGTACCCGTCATCTGTCTGCAGCCGAAGGGGCTGTCGCCCTCGGGGTAATCGGTGACGGGATTCTGGGCCATGGCCCGACCGTCGAGATCGGCCCTGCGGTCGTCCGGCGTGTCATTACCCCAGGGGAAACGACGTGCAGGCCCGCCCGGTCGGTTGCCAAGCGCCGCCACCTCCCATTCAAACTCGGTGGGCAGCCGTCGACCGGCCCAGTGACAGTAGGCCTCGGCCTCCCAGAAAGTCACGTGGGTGACCGGAGCCTCCGGATTCAGCAACTGCCACTGATCGAACAGCCGTTCCTGCCACTGACCCTCGTGCCAGCGCCAGTAAAGGGGGTGCTTCGGAGTCCGCATCAACGGTTCAGCACTGCCATGGACCAGGGCCACATCGGTCTCAGTCTGCAACCATTTGCGCCCCCCGAACGACCACAGCTCGGGCCGACGATAGCCACCGTCCTCGACGAATTCCCGGAACTCGCGGTTGCTGACCAGATGTTTCGAGATGGCAAACGCGTCCAGGCGAACCTTGAAGGCCGGCTTTTCATTGTCGAAAGCAAAGTCTTCACCGGCATAGGCCTCCGACTCGCCCGGCATGCCGATGAGCCACTCGCCGGCCGGAATCGTGACATCACCACCCTGCCCCTCGCCAGGTGCCGGCCGATAGCAGTCGGTGCCCGGCGGCGCCGGATAACCCACCGTCTGACGACACCAGATCAGCGACTCGATGTGCATGTTCTGGTGGTAAATAGCGTACCGGTACAGATAACGGGCCTGGTCGGTCAGCGGCTGGGTCCGGATGCGTTCGGCCACCCGGTCGTAGATCAGGTTGAAGTAGGCCAGGGTCTGCTCCCGCCCGGGGAACAGCTCGCGGTTCCACCGGTCCCGATGCTCCACGTGGAAGGAATCCCACAGATCGTCCATGGAAGGATCGACGCTGGGGGTGCCGTCCAGCAGATTGAACACGAAGACCTCGTAGAAGAAAGCGGCGTGGCCCATCTCCCACAGAGGCGGATTGACGCCGGGATGGTAGGGTACGTCCAATGCCGATTCAGGCAGGGAGGTCACCAGGGCCTCGGTACGCTTCCGGGTCCACTCCAGCTGGCTCAGCAGCTCGGCTCTGGCTTCGTCGATTCGCTCTATCGTGGTCATATCACCCATCATCCACCTCAACCTGACTGCCCATCAGCATAACAGACAGCGAAAAACGGACGCCAAACCAATTCAACCGGTCTTCTGCAAAAGCTGGGGTTTACGGACAGACAGCGCCATCGGATCGGATCCGCCATCAGCTGCGTCCGCTCAGACCCAGACCATCAGGATCAGGGGAGTGGCCACCAGGGTGACGATCACCGAAAGCGGCAAGCCCAGGCGCCAGTAGTCGCCGAAACGATACCCGCCAGGCTCCATGACCAGAGCATTGGACTGGTGCCCGACCGGCGTCAGGAAGGCGCATGAGGCACCGATGGCCACGGCCATCAGCAGCGCATCGGACGACACATTCAACTGGCTGGCAATGCTGAGGGCTATGGGAGCCACCAGGATGGCCGCTGCCGCATTGTTAACGACATTCGACAGCAGCATGGTGCCTGCCAGCACAATGGAAATCACCAGCCAGGGCTCACTGCCGGAGCCGAGCTCAAGCATCCAGGACGCAATCAGGCTGGCCGCCCCGGTGCTCTCCAGGGCCTGTCCGACCGGAATCATGGCCGCCAGCAGGACAATCACCGGCCAGTCAATCGCGCGGTAGGCTTCCTGGTGGCTGAGCACACCGGTGAGCACCATCACGACGGCGCAGGCCACCAGCGCCACCGGAGGCGACAGCCAACCGGCGACAATCAGGGTGATGGCGGCCAGGAACAGCCCGCCGGAGAGCAGGCCACTGCGCTCCTGGCCGAATCGCAGACCGCGCTCCGCCAGTGGCAGGCACCCCAGGTTCTGCAGCGTCGCCCGCAGAGTCTGCTCATGTCCCTGGACCAGCAGGATGTCCCCGGACTGGAATCGGATATCACCCAGCCGTTTCTCCAGTCGCTGCCCCTGTCTGGCCACGGCAACAATGTTCAGCCCCCGCTGCTCCCGAAGGTTCAGGCGGTTTGCCGTCTGACCGATCAGCACGGACTCGGGCGCAATCACCGCCTCCAGCAGACGGACGTCCC
The nucleotide sequence above comes from Marinobacter gudaonensis. Encoded proteins:
- a CDS encoding cation:proton antiporter family protein, coding for MPEAIWITFAFVLGLLVKMVGLPPLVGYLAAGFVLSGIAETTSLAIEATGVLQHIAHLGVLLLLFTVGLKLKLRSIVSPEVIGGSLLHFAITCAVFAPGVYLLLDVSWSTALMLAIALSFSSTVLAAKVLESKRELRAFHGRVAIGILIMQDLIALVVMSLAAGKTPSQWALIVFGLPLLRPLLFRLLDASGHDELLVLLGLLLALVVGGLGFEAVGLSSELGALIFGAMLANHPRAQELSKSLWSVKEVFLVGFFLQIGMGGLPDSDALLFAVIAGLVLPLKGILFFFLLLAFRLRARSGFLSALALTNYSEFGLIVASVALPEWLVPLAISVSVSFLVSAPLNRFSHGIYERYARNLSRFEGRKHHPDEQPISLGDTRVLIMGMGRTGTAAYDWLADDEARLMGLDSDPAKARQHQKAGRNVVFADAEDASFWNGLHMPAVQSVILAMGDIEGKLIAARMLRKLGFKGYIVAHTMYEDEAKQIREAGADEAYLTMSETGVALASHITDRSASGSAPLAGAAD
- the senA gene encoding selenoneine synthase SenA, with protein sequence MTTIERIDEARAELLSQLEWTRKRTEALVTSLPESALDVPYHPGVNPPLWEMGHAAFFYEVFVFNLLDGTPSVDPSMDDLWDSFHVEHRDRWNRELFPGREQTLAYFNLIYDRVAERIRTQPLTDQARYLYRYAIYHQNMHIESLIWCRQTVGYPAPPGTDCYRPAPGEGQGGDVTIPAGEWLIGMPGESEAYAGEDFAFDNEKPAFKVRLDAFAISKHLVSNREFREFVEDGGYRRPELWSFGGRKWLQTETDVALVHGSAEPLMRTPKHPLYWRWHEGQWQERLFDQWQLLNPEAPVTHVTFWEAEAYCHWAGRRLPTEFEWEVAALGNRPGGPARRFPWGNDTPDDRRADLDGRAMAQNPVTDYPEGDSPFGCRQMTGTVWEWTSSQFFPYDGFKVDVYPFMSTLQFGDHKVTRGGSCATSSCLIRGTYRQAYLPLRNDAYTGFRTCALGDP